CAGCATATAGCCAAGTGCCCAAAGTTTCCCCAGAGCTCAAAACAAGCCACGCCAGACAAGAGTTCATCTGCTTCATCCATCCGATGTGGAAATGACTCAGATTCAGGCACCCTCTCGTCAGCTCCCGCTCACTCTGGAACCGGAGGATTGTTCGACTCAATGGATGAACGCAGCCAGAGACATGCCGATGAATGCTTCGCCCGAGCAATGTATGCAACTGGCTCACCTCTGACGCTCACATCCAATGTCTATTGGAAGAGGTTCCTGAATGTCCTCCGCCCCGCATACACACCCTCCACCAGTCATGCTTTATCTACTCGTTTGCTAGACGAAGAGTTCAACAGAGTGCAAGCAAAGGTCAAGCAAACCATTGACAAAGCAGACTGCATTTGCGTCATCTCTGATGGGTGGTCGAATGTCCGGGGCCAAGGAGTCATCACCTACATTGTCACCACCCCTCAACCAGTACTCTATAAGAGCACAGACACAAAGCACAACAGACGCACAGGATCCTACATTGCTGATGAGCTCAAAGCAGTCATCAATGATCTTGGACCTGAGAAGGTTTGTGCACTTGTAACTGACGATGCTGCAAACATGAAGGTTGCTTGGGCACACGTGCAGGAGACCTACCCTCACATAACAACAATTGGATGTGCCGCCCATGCTCTTAATCGTCTCCTTAAGGACATCATGGCACTGAGTACAATGAACACACTGTACAAGACCGCGAAGCAAGTCGTGAAATATGTGAAGGGCAAACAGCTAGCTTCAGCAGTCTACCTCTCTAAGCAAAGAGAACAAAACAAGAACGGCAGACTAAGGCTCCCCAGCATCCCTCGGGGATGGGCTGGGGTCGTCATCATGTACCACAGTCTGCTAGAGGGGAAGGAGTCTTTGCAAGAGATGGCTATATCCCAGACTGCAGCAATCGAAAGTGCCATCAAGGGAATCCTGTTAGATGATATGTTCTGGGAAAGAGTGACTGGCAGCCTGAGAATCCTCAAACCAATAGCAGCAGCAATTGCCAAGATAGAAGGGGATGCCGCCCTCTTGTCAGATGTTAAATATCTGTTTGCTGAGCTCAAAGATGAAATGCAAGCTGTCCTGCCTGCCTCCATGCTGCTGCAAGCAGAGGAAACCTCAGTGGTCAAGTCCCTGGAGAAGCACCTAGAGTTCTGCATGAAACCAATACATGCAGCAGCATACATGCTGGACCCAAAGTATGAGAAAAGCATCCTCTCAGTTGAAGAGATCCGCAGTGCTTACTCGGTTATTACTGCCATGTCTCGCCGTCTCGGGCTTGATGAAGGCAAAGTTCTCGGCAGTCTAGCAAAGTACCGTACCAAGCAAGGCCTTTGGGAGTGGGATGGGATATGGCAGTCGTGCAGGCACATATCTGCATCTACCTGGTGGAAAGGACTTTGTGGATTTGAGGCCCTTGCACCTGTAGCGTCTATCATCCTTCAGATCCCACCAACATCGGCCGCCTCTGAGCGCAAGTGGTCCCGGTTTGGGAACGCACACACAAAGGTTCGCAACAGGCTCACGAATGCAAGGGAGGAGAAACTGGTGGCAGTCCGGGCAAACCTGCGACTCTTTGAGCCTGACACAGAGCCGTCCTGGACCAGGCTGGACAGTGACACCGAAGATGAAGACGAGTCAGACATGGAGGATGTTGATGAGGTCCAGGAAGAAGAGAAAATACTTTCATTTCAATTTTGaatgggacttttttttttggaagaggAAGGGTGGGGAATGCAGTCAGTTTAGGACAGGACACTTTCACTGGAAGGAAACCCTGTGTGCACCCATCCAGCTCCAGGAGCTTCTGAGGAACATGAAGGGTTTACAAACAGAGCATTAGAGCGATGAGGCTCAGCTTCTCTGTGCTCGAGCAGACTAATGGTCCAGACAGATAAGAATGTCTCCATGCAGCCCATTATATCGCAAGGACTTGTTTTTGAGCACTTAAATGTAATGCTGCCCCACCTCATCCATTACACAAATGACACAATAATGCATTTGACagagaactgaaatggacaagaGAAATGATTGATATGAAGGTGGGTGCTAGTGCATTTCCAGCTAACAAACATGCTCATTTAGAACCAAACCACATAAAGAACATTTAGCTAGCATCCCATTAAGATATGGAAACATTACTTTCaaaattttttttctgaatattcaAAACCATccagtatttatgtatttaatttaatttatggcCTTTTCTAGtgttaaagaaaacatttttaaaaaagttcaattttataattttgcaaGCATTATGGGGAGATTGCTATTCAATGTtttctgaacattctgaaacaattaagttggcttgaaaaggtcatttaaagtgtttaaaattcaaactcatttaagcttCCAGTTTAAAAGCTATCTATCCATCTCTCtatctatgtctctctctctatctatctatctaattcaTGCTTGCAACATTTTCACTAAATTAACTGGTTTTAAATGGTTTTCACTTGAACTGGTTTTAGCTTTTTAACTGGTTTCTAGTTGGTTTGTAGCtcttttttttagctgtttttctCAAAAAATTAACTGGTTTTAGCCGTTTCTAGTTGATTTATGTTAAAtgaacatacactgtaaaaaatgactgtggttttaacagtaaaaaactgtgaaaatgctacagtacaaacctgttaaatggttaacagtaatttcctgtaaactttacaaGGAAAAACCGTAAACTTACGTTCCCAAAATTCTCTGGAATTTAGAAttagttttttctttgaaataactatgtttcttcttatttttttattgcatatttcagtttaatgagtctcaccatgatggtttttagtgcttgtgtgaaaaacactgtgcaccttctatatatcttgatatttaaaagctgcttgtgatgggctttgtttgatcacgtgactttctcatcaccacctgcttttggtggttatcagtgtattacaaagatacaaaacagatttcagtacttcaataagttggtatattgatattatatcagttaaattatggtatttaactgtaaatgttAAGGTAAAACAGTTAAACCtaactgtaatttttatggtataAAAACGTTAGACCAAAAAACGGTtaccatattttttataatataattctggcaaccacagctgccgtttttttaaggaaaatttatggaatattttttactgtgtatttttaGCTGTTTTTCACTAAATAAACTGGATTGATCTGTTTTTACTGGTTTAATCTGGTTTTCACTTAACAAACTGGTTTTAgctttttttacagattttcacAAAATTAACCAGTTTTACCTGGTTTTAGCTAAATGAACTGTTTTTAGATTTCTTTTTTAGCTGGTTTTCACTAAATgaactggttttagctggtttcaattgggtttaggtttttttttgttgtgtgaaATGAACTGGTTAGCTGTattagctggttttagctggttttcaTTAAATTGAATGGCTTTTAGATGgttttaattggttttatttattttttttttttttggtttataaatcgtgattaatcacatccaaaataaaagtttttgtttacattatatttacatactttataataaaagcataatatatttattatgtataaatacacagacatgcacatatatatttaagaaaaagttatatttctatatttacatataatataaattatataagtatatacatgtaaatattttctaaattgaatattgtatacagtatatacataataaatatacacaatacactcacatatattacacaaacaaaaattttggatgcaattaatcgtttgacagaacTTTAGCTAAAACCAGTTAAATCCAGCTGCAAGTTAGCAAGTTTTACCTTCTCTGTTTTTCCTGATTTACTGTATTGCCTTCAAAAATTTCTGACTTAAATtttgaaaactatttaaaatttcAAACTGCTTCAAACCGAGAAGCTTCAAACCGAAAGCTTTTAaaccttttcaaactttctggctaGGCTTTTTCAAGCTAGCTTAAAAATTGTCttcaaatttgtaaaaaaaaaaaaaatctagtttagtaacgaacacacacacacatatatatatattttttttctttttttttttttaactagcttttcattaaatatattttcagttttcattttaaatttaagtgta
The sequence above is drawn from the Carassius gibelio isolate Cgi1373 ecotype wild population from Czech Republic chromosome B25, carGib1.2-hapl.c, whole genome shotgun sequence genome and encodes:
- the LOC128013739 gene encoding uncharacterized protein LOC128013739, which produces MPRTPSHVWIHFTSTNLKGKAVYSCKYCAKTYVKNATKMQQHIAKCPKFPQSSKQATPDKSSSASSIRCGNDSDSGTLSSAPAHSGTGGLFDSMDERSQRHADECFARAMYATGSPLTLTSNVYWKRFLNVLRPAYTPSTSHALSTRLLDEEFNRVQAKVKQTIDKADCICVISDGWSNVRGQGVITYIVTTPQPVLYKSTDTKHNRRTGSYIADELKAVINDLGPEKVCALVTDDAANMKVAWAHVQETYPHITTIGCAAHALNRLLKDIMALSTMNTLYKTAKQVVKYVKGKQLASAVYLSKQREQNKNGRLRLPSIPRGWAGVVIMYHSLLEGKESLQEMAISQTAAIESAIKGILLDDMFWERVTGSLRILKPIAAAIAKIEGDAALLSDVKYLFAELKDEMQAVLPASMLLQAEETSVVKSLEKHLEFCMKPIHAAAYMLDPKYEKSILSVEEIRSAYSVITAMSRRLGLDEGKVLGSLAKYRTKQGLWEWDGIWQSCRHISASTWWKGLCGFEALAPVASIILQIPPTSAASERKWSRFGNAHTKVRNRLTNAREEKLVAVRANLRLFEPDTEPSWTRLDSDTEDEDESDMEDVDEVQEEEKILSFQF